TTTCCACCGCCAGAAAGTACGCCGTGGCGGCCAGCACCAGCCCGATCAGGACCGACGCCACGCCGTCCGCCTGCTGCAAGCCCAGCAGGTGGCTGGCCGCCACGCCCGCCAGCGCCATCAGCAGGCCCACCAGCGCGGCGCTGTCTTCAAACAGCACCACGAAGGTCGTCGGGTCCTTGCTGTCGCGCACCGCCTGCAGCGTGTCCACCTCGCCGCGCACGCGCTTGAACTCGCGCCAAGCCACCCACCACGAGGCGCCTTCAAACGCCATCGCCGCCAGCAGCACCACGTAGTTGACCATCGGCCGCTGGATGGGCTCCGGCTTCAGGATGTGCTGCACGCCCTCGTACAGCGACACGCCCGCGCCCAGCGCAAACACCAGCAGCGCGACGATGAACGACCAGAAGTACACCTCGCGCCCGTAGCCGAACGGGTGCGATTCGTCCGCCGGCCGCGCCGCGCGCCGCATGCCGAACAGCAGCAGCACCTCGTTGCCGGTATCCACCAGCGAATGCACGCCCTCGCTCAACATGGCGGAGCTGCCCGTCACCGCCGCCGCGATGAACTTCACCACCGCCACGGCCAGGTTGCCCAGCAGCGCCGCGTGAACCACCAGCCGGCTTGAATTGGCGTGTCCACTTGTCATGGGTCGAGATTAAAGCGGCCGCCACGCGGCCGGGTTGCAGCTATGGGCAAGCGCCTGACGCGGGCGGCGGCGCCATTCGCCGCGCGCCCATCCAGGCGTAGAAAAGACGTTAAAAAGGGCGCCTTGCCGGCGCCCCTTGGGCGAGGACTGTGCGCAACCGCCAGTCCAGTGAGCGAAAGCCCGATCAGCGGCGCACTGCCGCGTCAGACCAGCGCGTGCCCGCCGGCAAGCGGCGGGCACGGTGCCGATCACTTCATCGCGTCGCCAATGGCCTTGCCGCCGATCACGGCCAGCACCAGCATGACGACCGCCACCACCAGGAACAGCACGAACAGGATCTTGGCGATGCCCGCCGCGCCCGCCGCGACGCCGGTAAAGCCCAGCACGCCGGCAACCAGCGCGATCAGGGCGAAAATGATGGACCACTTCAACATACGGGTTTCCTTCCTCAGTGACAGCAATTGATAAGTAAGTGCCCTTCGTTTATCGCAGGCGCGTGCACGCGCTTGCGTCGTCCGCCAGGCGCGCGCCGCGTAGGACAAGCGAGCGCCGAAGCGCAAGCCGACAGCGCCGCGCCCGCACCCATGAGCACTTTTTTCTATATTTTTATCGCAAATCCTGCGGGATGTGAAGGTAACTATCGTCGATCTCACGCACTATGACGCAGTGTCGGCCTGCCGCACAGGCTGCGGCGCCTGCTGCATCGCGCCCTCCATCAGCTCGGCCATTCCGGGCATGCCGCAGGGCAAGCCTGCGGGGGTGCGCTGCGTGCAGCTGGACGCCGATTTGCGCTGCCGCCTCTTCGGCCTGCCGGAGCGCCCCGCCGTCTGCGGCCAGCTGCGGCCCGAGCGCGCCATGTGCGGCCCGCGCGACGACGGCGGCCAGCACGCCATGCGCTGGCTGACCGCCCTGGAAGCCGCCACCCGCGCCGACGCACCCACCTGAACGCGGCCCCAAGCCGCCTCCGACCCCCGCCCCCGCACAGCCCCACTGCCGCGCGGCACACCGCAATTTGGTACGCTGACGTGCTGCCGTGCCGACCGCGCGGCCTTGGGGCGCCGCGTACCACGGCATGCGCGCCTTGGCCGCACGGGGCCCGGCCGACGCATTCCACCAAGACCCGGAGCCTTTGCACCATGAAACTTTATTACTCCCCCGGCGCCTGTTCGCTGTCGCCCCACATCGCGCTGGAAGAAACCGGCCTGCCTTACGAAGCCATCCTGGCGCCCACCAAGACCAAGGTGCTGCCCGACGGCTCGGACTACCGCAAGGTCAACCCGCTGGGTTACGTGCCCTACCTGGTGGTGGACGACGGCACCGGCCTGCGCGAAGGCCCGGCCATCGTGCAATACATCGCCGACCAGGCGCCCGACAAGAAGCTGGCCCCCGCCAACGGCACCATGGCGCGCTACCAGTTGCAAAGCTGGCTGAACTTCATCGGCACCGAGATCCACAAAGGTTTCGGCCCGCTGTTCAACCCCGCCTACCCCGCCGAGGTGAAAAAGATGGCCACCGACAAGCTGCTGGAACGCCTGACCTGGGTGGACGGCGAGCTGGCCAGCAAGCCCTACCTGATGGGCGAAGATTTCACCGTGGCAGACGGCTACCTGTTCACCGTCACCAACTGGGCCAAGCCGATGCACATCGACCTGTCGGGCCTGAAAAACCTGAGCGCCTACCGCGAACGCATCGCCGCGCGCCCCGCCGTGCAGCGCGCCATGAAGGCCGAAGGCCTGATCTGACGCGGCCCGCCGCGCGCCCGCCAGCGCGGCACCCCGCGGTGCACCCAGCGCTGCATTTGCCATCATTTTGATAGCTGCCATCGCTGCTCTGGCGGGCGCCAGAGGCCCGAAAAGCATAAAGGGCGAGGCCACAGCACATGCTGCGGCCTCGCCCTTTTTTGTCTTCGCTGCAGCGTGGCGCCGCGCAGCCCTTACATCACCGGCGGGGCGGGTTGCTTGCTGGGCTTGCGCCAGGCGTCCAGCGTCAGCGAATCCAGCGCGATGCCGTTGCTGGTGGCCAGCTGCTTGCCTTGCGCACCGCTCAGCACCTTGTGCAGGGCGCGGTCCACGGCGGCCTGCAGCTGGGCATCGCCCTTGCGCATCACCAGCGCGTAGGGCTCCACCGTCAGCTGTTCGCGGCGCACCGCCACGCCCGCGCCTTTGGGGATCATCATTTCATCGGCCACCAGCGTGTCGATGGCGTTGCTCTTGAGCAGCTGCACGCCTTCGGCATAGCTGGCCACGGGGCGCACCGGGCCCAGCATCAGCGTGGCGGCCTTCTTGCTGGCGTAGGTGGCCATTAGCCCTTGCGCGGTGGAGCCGCGCAGCACGCCGGTGCGGCCGAATTCGCGCGCCGAGGCGAACTTGGCGTCGCCTTCGCGGTAGGCGGCCACCACGCGCGAGACGTAGAAGGTGTCGGAAAAATCCACCTCAGCCTGGCGCGGCGCGGTGTTCGATGTAATGCCGCAGTGCAAGTCGATCTTGCCGGCCTTGAGCATGTCGAACGAATCCGACAGCGACACCGTTTCAAAGCGGATGGCGATGGGCGCTTTCAGCTCGTCGCCGATCTGCTGCACCACGGCCTGGCACAGGTTCCAGCTGAAGCCGGCCGGCTTGCCCGCGGCGTCCGGGTACGAGAAGGGCTGCGCGTCCTTGCGCACGCCCAGCGTGATGGTCTTGCTGGAAGCCAACTTGGCCAGCGTGTTGACCGGCGCCGAAGTCGCTGCGGGCGCAGCGGGAGCAGCAGCGGCGGCAGGCTGCTGCGCGAACACCGGCGCCACGCACAGGGCGGCGGCCGCGCCAGCCAGGGCACGGCGAAGGGCAGAGGGGGCGAATGGCTGCATCGGGAAGGCTCCTCACGGCAAAGCATGCGCGGCCGACGTCCGGCCCGCTTTCGACCGCGGATTGTTCCGGCGGCCCCCGCCAGCGCCTAGTCCCCGCGCACCATGCCAAAGCCCGTACTGCGCAGTAGTACCACCTTGGTATGCGTTCCAGCGGCGGTGCCGCGCAAAATGTCACGCCGCCCGTTCGGCCCGCCACAGCGGTTTTTGCCGCCACGCCAGCAAGGCGCCGGCCCACAGCGCCACCGCCGAATACACCAGCCCGTTGGCCAGCCCGCCCGCGCCGTCGGCCACCCAGCCCACCACCGTGGGGCCCACGATCTGCCCCAGCGCAAACACGATGGTGAAGGCGCTGATGCCCGCCGCCCACTGCGGCTGCGGCAGGTTGTGGCGCACGAACGCCGTGGTCGACGCCACCACCGACAAAAACACCGCGCCAAACAGCAGGCCCGACGCCAGCACCACCGGCCAGGCGCCCGTCAGCGCGGGCAGCACCGTGGCCACGCCCAGCAGCGCGTTGAGCAGCGCCAGCGCACCGCCGCCTTTGGCGCGGTTGAGCAAGCCCGCCCAGATGCGCGCCGAAGCCACCACCGCCAGCCCCAGCAGCGCATAGAACAGCGTGATGGCGCCGGGGCGCACGCCTTGCTCGCGCAGCAGGGCGATCACGAACGTCATGTAGCCGATGTAGCCCACGCCAAACAGCGTGTAGCCCGCCAGCGCCAGGGCCATGCGGCGCCAGGGCAGGGGGTTATGAAAAGAATTGGCCGCTGGCGCTGGTGCAGCCTGCGCCAGCAGCTCTTCTTTTTGTAGTGAATGAGCAGGCCACGCCAGCACCAGCGTGGCCAGCACGCACAGCAACGCCAGCCCCCACCAGGCCCACGCCCAGGCGTGCGCACCCGCCGCACCCACGCCCAGCAGCCAAGGCACGCCCAGCGCCGACGCGACGATGCCCCAGCCCGTGCCGCCGTAGTACAGCCCCAGCAGCAGCCCCGCGTGCTGCGGCGCCCGCGCCCCCAGCCGCGCCGCCATCAAGCCCCCGGCCACGAACACCAGCGCACTGGCCGCGCCCGCCAGCGTGCGCTGCGCCATCAGCGGCCATGGCGCCGTGAAAAAGCCCAACGCCGCCATAAAAGCACTGGCCAGCACCGCCCCCGCCAGCAACACGTGCGAAGCGCCCCAGCGCCGAATCAGCCGCGGGGTAACCAGCGCGCCCAACAGGTAACCCAGCGCGTTGGCGGTGTTCATGGCGCCCGCCAGCGTGTACGACCAGCCCAGGTCTTCGCGCATCACCGGCAGCAGCAGCCCGTAGGCAAAGCGCGTCACGCCCAGCGACACCGCCGCGCCCATCGACAACGCCAGCGCCAGCCACAGCAGCGGGGCCAAAGCCACCTCGCCGCCCGTGTCGCCCCCGGCGCGCGGCGGGGCAGGGCGCGGCGGCGGGGTTGGCGCGGGCGGGGGTGGCATCGCACCCATTGTGGGGCGGCAAGCCGCCAGAGCGGGTCAAGCAGATGACAAGGCCCACTTGGCGTGGCATGCCTCAGCCGCTCGCCGCCGCGCCACTTCGACGCCGGGGCGCGCCCCGCCCGCTTCACCGCAGCGGACGGGCGCGGCCCCGCCCGTCGGGCGCCTGCAAAGGCCCGCGCCGCCACCGGCACGCGCTTGGTCGCACAATGGCAGCCCGTCTCAACAAGGCGGCTGCGCAGCCGCATCGAAAGACCGTCCCGTGACCACTGCCACCCTGTTTTCCCCCCTGCGCCTGGGCGCGCTGGAACTGCCCAACCGCGTCGTCATGGCGCCGCTGACGCGCAACCGTTCGCCCAATGCCATCCCCACCGCGCTGGCCGCCGAGTACTACGCCCAGCGCGCCAGCCCATTGGACGGCGCCGGGCTCATCATCAGCGAAGCCACCGCCATCAGCCCGCAAGGCCAGGGCTATGCCGACGTGCCCGGCCTGTACGGCACCGAGCAGCTCGACGGCTGGAAGCACGTCACCCACGCCGTGCACGCCGAGGGCGGCCACATCTTCTGCCAGCTGTGGCACGTGGGCCGCATCTCGCACCACCTGCTGCAGCCCGGCGGCGCCGCGCCCGTGGCGCCATCGGCCATCACCGCCCAGGCCAAAACCTACCTGGTCGACGCGCAAGGCCACGGCGCCTTTGTGCCCACCAGCGCGCCGCGCGCGCTGCACCGCGAAGAAATCCCCGGCATC
This genomic interval from Ottowia oryzae contains the following:
- a CDS encoding cation diffusion facilitator family transporter; translation: MTSGHANSSRLVVHAALLGNLAVAVVKFIAAAVTGSSAMLSEGVHSLVDTGNEVLLLFGMRRAARPADESHPFGYGREVYFWSFIVALLVFALGAGVSLYEGVQHILKPEPIQRPMVNYVVLLAAMAFEGASWWVAWREFKRVRGEVDTLQAVRDSKDPTTFVVLFEDSAALVGLLMALAGVAASHLLGLQQADGVASVLIGLVLAATAYFLAVETKGLLMGEPALPRVRRLIMDAAQGEPGIRAINGVITSQQGPHTVVAGMSVEFDDAMTAVEIERCIERIEAKLWQTAPDVVSLFVKPQTPQAWAERLRRRRERRVEGAG
- a CDS encoding DUF1328 family protein, translating into MLKWSIIFALIALVAGVLGFTGVAAGAAGIAKILFVLFLVVAVVMLVLAVIGGKAIGDAMK
- a CDS encoding YkgJ family cysteine cluster protein, with the translated sequence MKVTIVDLTHYDAVSACRTGCGACCIAPSISSAIPGMPQGKPAGVRCVQLDADLRCRLFGLPERPAVCGQLRPERAMCGPRDDGGQHAMRWLTALEAATRADAPT
- the gstA gene encoding glutathione transferase GstA produces the protein MKLYYSPGACSLSPHIALEETGLPYEAILAPTKTKVLPDGSDYRKVNPLGYVPYLVVDDGTGLREGPAIVQYIADQAPDKKLAPANGTMARYQLQSWLNFIGTEIHKGFGPLFNPAYPAEVKKMATDKLLERLTWVDGELASKPYLMGEDFTVADGYLFTVTNWAKPMHIDLSGLKNLSAYRERIAARPAVQRAMKAEGLI
- a CDS encoding transporter substrate-binding domain-containing protein, with protein sequence MQPFAPSALRRALAGAAAALCVAPVFAQQPAAAAAPAAPAATSAPVNTLAKLASSKTITLGVRKDAQPFSYPDAAGKPAGFSWNLCQAVVQQIGDELKAPIAIRFETVSLSDSFDMLKAGKIDLHCGITSNTAPRQAEVDFSDTFYVSRVVAAYREGDAKFASAREFGRTGVLRGSTAQGLMATYASKKAATLMLGPVRPVASYAEGVQLLKSNAIDTLVADEMMIPKGAGVAVRREQLTVEPYALVMRKGDAQLQAAVDRALHKVLSGAQGKQLATSNGIALDSLTLDAWRKPSKQPAPPVM
- a CDS encoding YbfB/YjiJ family MFS transporter; this translates as MPPPPAPTPPPRPAPPRAGGDTGGEVALAPLLWLALALSMGAAVSLGVTRFAYGLLLPVMREDLGWSYTLAGAMNTANALGYLLGALVTPRLIRRWGASHVLLAGAVLASAFMAALGFFTAPWPLMAQRTLAGAASALVFVAGGLMAARLGARAPQHAGLLLGLYYGGTGWGIVASALGVPWLLGVGAAGAHAWAWAWWGLALLCVLATLVLAWPAHSLQKEELLAQAAPAPAANSFHNPLPWRRMALALAGYTLFGVGYIGYMTFVIALLREQGVRPGAITLFYALLGLAVVASARIWAGLLNRAKGGGALALLNALLGVATVLPALTGAWPVVLASGLLFGAVFLSVVASTTAFVRHNLPQPQWAAGISAFTIVFALGQIVGPTVVGWVADGAGGLANGLVYSAVALWAGALLAWRQKPLWRAERAA